From Actinoplanes oblitus, a single genomic window includes:
- a CDS encoding ATPase domain-containing protein codes for MKRLSTGLADLDLILGGGLQRGSMVVVAGPPGSGKTILAQQICFANATVEHRAVYYTTLSEPHTKLVEHLSRFPFFDPEAVGPKVEYVHLGDMLRDTGESYLEALIDEVVRKALDDQPALVVIDSAKMLRDFVSDHALRMSLYDLTSRVAHSGTVLLLLGEYTPEDMQTGVEFALADGIIHLTHESREPVDRRGLRVVKLRAATHLNGTHAVHITADGFQVYPRVESFLPETVTPSSGRIPSGIPGLDALMGGGIPDGDATLLLGACGVGKTISSLRFVAEGLARGERSLHITFQDTVDQLIYMAGTFGWDFEAARAADQLVVSHVPMGSLDLDVLASVIRHHIADGATTRIVIDSLDAMTNAAREAHRFPAYLRSLLGVVRDAGASLWVTSETTTFGPMEDPLVGLMYLFDNVIQLRYLERCTEIGRALNVLKMRSSRHDHSMYACHITDDGFTVGDKLGRVTGILGWSVLRDCPTLGN; via the coding sequence GTGAAGCGGCTGTCGACCGGGCTGGCGGATCTGGACCTGATCCTCGGTGGCGGCCTGCAGCGCGGCTCGATGGTCGTCGTGGCCGGGCCGCCCGGATCCGGTAAGACGATCCTGGCCCAGCAGATCTGCTTCGCCAACGCCACCGTCGAGCACAGGGCCGTCTATTACACGACCCTGTCGGAGCCGCACACCAAACTCGTCGAGCACCTGAGCAGGTTTCCGTTCTTCGACCCGGAGGCTGTGGGACCGAAGGTCGAATACGTGCACCTGGGTGACATGCTTCGCGACACCGGCGAGAGCTACCTCGAAGCGTTGATCGACGAGGTGGTCCGCAAAGCCCTCGACGACCAGCCGGCGCTGGTGGTGATCGACAGCGCCAAGATGCTGCGGGACTTCGTCAGCGACCATGCCCTCCGCATGTCGTTGTACGACCTGACCAGCCGCGTCGCGCACAGCGGAACGGTGCTGCTGCTGCTCGGCGAATACACCCCCGAGGACATGCAGACCGGGGTGGAGTTCGCCCTGGCGGACGGCATCATCCACCTGACGCACGAGTCCCGCGAGCCGGTCGACCGACGCGGTCTGCGAGTCGTGAAGCTGCGTGCCGCCACGCACCTCAACGGCACGCACGCCGTGCACATCACCGCCGACGGCTTCCAGGTGTATCCCCGTGTCGAGTCGTTCCTGCCCGAGACAGTGACGCCTAGCAGTGGGCGCATCCCCTCCGGGATTCCCGGGCTGGACGCGTTGATGGGCGGTGGGATACCCGACGGTGACGCCACCCTCCTGCTCGGAGCGTGTGGCGTGGGCAAGACCATCAGCTCTCTGCGATTCGTCGCCGAAGGCCTGGCCCGAGGCGAGCGCAGTCTCCACATCACCTTCCAGGACACCGTCGATCAACTGATCTACATGGCCGGTACGTTCGGGTGGGACTTCGAAGCCGCCCGCGCCGCCGACCAACTGGTCGTCTCGCACGTGCCGATGGGCAGCCTCGACCTCGATGTGCTCGCGTCCGTGATCCGCCACCACATCGCGGACGGCGCGACCACCCGGATCGTGATCGACAGCCTGGACGCCATGACCAACGCCGCTCGCGAGGCGCACCGGTTCCCCGCCTACCTGCGCAGTCTGCTCGGCGTCGTCCGCGACGCCGGCGCCTCCCTCTGGGTCACCAGCGAGACGACGACGTTCGGACCCATGGAAGATCCCCTGGTGGGACTCATGTATCTGTTCGACAACGTGATCCAGCTCCGCTACCTCGAACGCTGCACCGAGATCGGCCGGGCCCTCAACGTCCTGAAGATGCGCAGCAGCCGCCACGACCACAGCATGTACGCCTGCCACATCACCGACGACGGCTTCACCGTGGGCGACAAACTGGGACGAGTCACCGGAATACTCGGCTGGAGCGTCCTCCGCGACTGCCCCACCCTCGGCAACTGA
- a CDS encoding hemerythrin domain-containing protein: MGYSDVIDLLLEQHDEIRRLCAGVERSRGAERERRFAELAHLVHLHERGARVVVHPAVRNGTATADMVGVARTLEGAAIERSLVTLHDLGTRHPGFGSGFAALYRAILEHATREELDEFPILRVQVPVQRLHMMAGELNDVQVMDAA, encoded by the coding sequence ATGGGCTACTCCGACGTGATCGACCTGCTGCTGGAGCAGCACGACGAGATCCGCCGGCTGTGTGCCGGTGTCGAGCGTTCCCGGGGTGCGGAACGAGAGCGTCGGTTCGCCGAGCTCGCCCACCTGGTTCACCTGCACGAGCGGGGCGCACGGGTGGTCGTCCATCCGGCCGTCCGCAACGGCACCGCCACCGCGGACATGGTCGGCGTCGCCCGCACGCTGGAAGGAGCCGCCATCGAGCGGTCCCTCGTGACCCTGCACGACCTCGGCACCCGCCACCCGGGTTTCGGAAGCGGGTTCGCAGCGCTGTACCGGGCGATCCTGGAGCACGCCACCCGTGAGGAACTGGACGAGTTCCCGATCCTGCGTGTCCAGGTGCCGGTCCAGCGCCTGCACATGATGGCCGGTGAGCTGAACGACGTGCAGGTCATGGATGCGGCTTGA
- a CDS encoding AI-2E family transporter — protein MAPEADSPSSTRLITSGQAGVRLPAEARSGKGLPGQPVDIVRGPVTLFLRQPRIHGVRQSSGHTRGGPMPIWVTTARQRARRRLAAAQRALAPPPFTATPELGAVPAPLMLVEQTPSVDDGLPRGVRIAGAWAWRLILFIAAAYLIIRVISDLRVVVIPVVVALLLAAMFEPVAAALRNRGVNRSLAAVLVLVTGLTAVVGGLTLIVRTFVAQLADLSTQVGHGIDEVQNWLATGPLHLSQTQLDDAAGRLRTAITENQGALTSGALTTASTVGELVAGFFLVLFTLFFYLRDGGQIWTFLCRLLPRNARLPVARAGHYSWHTLVSYVRATVLVAFVDAVGIGIGLAILRVPLVLPLAALVFLGGFIPVIGATLTGAVAVLVALVTVGLVKALILLGVVIAVQQLEGHVLQPLIMGRAVALHPLAVILTIATGVLAAGIIGGLVAVPLLAVLNTAVRYLFSHPHGEPTPDRQPPGTESTDDRAFQHTIHRGPDDGGATPAGDRLAVPEPRTTETDLSR, from the coding sequence GTGGCGCCTGAAGCCGACAGCCCTTCGTCCACTCGACTGATCACGAGCGGACAGGCCGGCGTAAGGCTCCCCGCCGAGGCCCGAAGCGGAAAGGGGCTGCCGGGGCAGCCGGTCGACATCGTTCGTGGTCCGGTCACCCTATTTCTTCGGCAACCTCGAATCCATGGTGTCCGGCAATCATCCGGACACACCCGAGGAGGCCCCATGCCCATCTGGGTGACCACCGCCCGTCAGCGGGCGCGGCGGCGGCTTGCGGCCGCGCAGCGCGCCCTGGCGCCACCGCCATTCACCGCCACACCCGAACTCGGTGCGGTGCCGGCGCCCCTGATGCTGGTCGAACAAACGCCGTCCGTCGACGACGGCCTGCCCCGCGGAGTGCGCATCGCCGGCGCGTGGGCCTGGCGCCTGATCCTGTTCATCGCGGCGGCTTACCTCATCATCCGGGTGATCAGCGACCTGCGCGTGGTGGTCATCCCGGTGGTGGTCGCCCTGCTGCTGGCCGCGATGTTCGAGCCGGTCGCCGCGGCTCTGCGCAACCGGGGTGTGAACCGTTCCCTTGCCGCGGTTCTGGTACTGGTCACCGGCCTGACCGCGGTCGTCGGCGGGCTCACGCTGATCGTGCGGACCTTCGTCGCGCAGCTGGCCGATCTGAGCACCCAGGTCGGTCACGGCATCGACGAAGTGCAGAACTGGCTCGCGACGGGTCCGCTACACCTGTCGCAGACCCAGCTCGACGATGCCGCCGGCCGCCTGCGGACGGCGATCACCGAAAACCAGGGCGCCCTCACCTCCGGCGCACTCACCACCGCCAGCACCGTAGGCGAACTCGTGGCCGGCTTCTTCCTGGTGCTGTTCACGCTCTTCTTCTACCTGCGCGACGGCGGTCAGATCTGGACCTTCCTGTGCCGCCTGCTGCCCCGCAACGCCCGGCTGCCCGTCGCCCGCGCCGGGCACTACTCGTGGCACACTCTGGTCTCCTATGTGCGCGCCACGGTGCTGGTCGCCTTCGTCGACGCGGTCGGGATCGGTATCGGGCTGGCGATCCTGCGCGTGCCACTCGTCCTGCCCCTGGCCGCGCTGGTCTTTCTCGGCGGCTTCATTCCCGTCATCGGTGCCACCCTCACCGGCGCGGTCGCCGTCCTGGTCGCTCTCGTCACCGTCGGACTGGTCAAGGCTTTGATCCTGCTGGGCGTGGTGATCGCCGTACAGCAACTGGAGGGCCATGTCCTGCAGCCGCTGATCATGGGCCGGGCCGTCGCCCTGCATCCCCTGGCCGTGATCCTGACCATCGCCACCGGCGTCCTCGCCGCCGGCATCATCGGCGGGCTGGTCGCCGTCCCGCTGCTCGCTGTTCTCAACACCGCAGTGCGATACCTGTTCAGCCATCCTCACGGCGAACCCACCCCGGACCGTCAGCCGCCCGGGACCGAATCGACGGACGACAGAGCATTCCAGCACACCATCCACCGGGGACCGGACGACGGAGGGGCGACACCAGCCGGTGACAGATTGGCCGTGCCGGAACCGCGTACCACGGAGACCGACCTGTCACGATGA
- a CDS encoding SCO7613 C-terminal domain-containing membrane protein, with translation MAKADEPDYQDELARIDASIAALKVQDMDAAATRTKIASKIQAAQFQRDILAHAQKQKAGTKARRPQPDTGDYPPPPPPGTRATGPQEAPPPPAGARRLGVPGRSGVPGAERRPPREPLAPMEHPPEASTKSVQNLLLGLGALLIGVAAVVFAGVAFSNPVARATILALFTAIALTVAPGVARRTLTSTAETIAAIGLILLPMTLYTLHGSALAGGPDVATPLYLGITFAVTAIASFVYAGATRLAIPRYATVIATQPVAPLLAYPMIESPAGWGMALTVVAVLDLLLLTRVLRRGRLVPRWPLGRPTTADRVAAAEAEAEARAESTARPESLPEEPDLIIPGLQPKRRRWIPTRIFPGPRPEGAEPAGSVPLAPPAVPPSANWLRELTFALLCAASAGALLYSSVALLQAQAVPDALRSGLILIAAASTVVAAAQLLDQPLARNIAGGVLTLAVIGAAARVADVIDPRWTLVIAAATVALTGAVVGLLPANVRTGPQYASTAALGLIGFLVAIDTIRAAIAPVAAARPIWHADIAGYARTMAEAVGPAGWLLAFSALLVTIAAALALPAGIRHEGAVLGIAMTALALPVSLGLNWSEAPWPLVLAAIGLGGAGLWSSTHRMAITHVVAAGVVGLFGAGAALSATWLTAAVLTALAGAGVMVTIAARQIPVRLFAWVVGDWAAGAAALAIPGAAVTAALAISDTGQGPPPTAAATVPALAAGFLAVAGTLSYAAVFQVARREISFPLTAGTGVGALAMAAAALFAPGRTIPDVCVGALLLGAALLLFLAKTIDNRGRTDRDLDGPDLAAAAATVAICGALARVAALAFPTAPLAVAGVVVLLVGMGVTVLMDDWKRGPARGLGIAALVVAGLAGWQAVGGSLRILSAPGPLWQSDVDHFVAAPPAGAWQAPFALVMVAITAAIGLPKPWSHYASGVCAALAAMGAPWALGLPWWSPLLIGAAVATAYAMAALATNDPHAARARATVAGVVLLHAATVGLARPWSTGMALLTVVLLGSLVAVTARFPQVRDAERGLLPPHRAQVGGAATAAVLLAMPGMLAAFAAEQGSDAQVVLTAALAGSSMGLALLAMFGKHVPQYLPWATIGLVLGSTVTALVSVGTSYPTALYAAAAALLGVLAEMLRGAVPLPTRPAVVDEFPAGDIRYHRARRVRGSGLYQRWLQDPATGAVMLALLPTVLALFSLAPALRAALVDPMKQLSAVWQGPVPALITPDAGNVDATSALAAVLLTGAAALAALGFGGRPAETVPVILPGVAITLLITPLALHAGFPAATGAALVVFTISMLGLALTLPPGATRAPLLRGTRTVVFVIGLLAGGAGLAGSLARQDLTLFTLGSAVGVGLVAAVAGRTSAARLLGWLFAALMGQMFVLAGAIAAGLDRHWAAFGVLAVGAGLLALESLLPRLGLAQYRAEAVTVEWSGYASAAIAGALAFDSPAHLAALLAAWGAVLGLTASRPDRTPSQRRLMFWLAVGFEIVGWWLFIALAEVALPEAYTLPFAALALAVGIVEAHHRPELSSWAAYGPALLAAFVPTIGIVLAGGHQDARALMLLLGGVTTLIIGSRTRQQAPVLIGTLATVVAALKFVFSLGGPWVTLVPVGVILIFLGATSESRRRTQELRTRVSQMR, from the coding sequence GTGGCGAAGGCTGACGAGCCTGACTATCAGGACGAACTGGCTCGGATCGACGCCTCGATAGCGGCGCTCAAGGTGCAGGACATGGATGCCGCCGCCACCCGCACCAAGATCGCCAGCAAGATCCAGGCTGCCCAGTTCCAGCGCGACATCCTGGCGCACGCGCAGAAGCAGAAGGCCGGCACCAAGGCGCGCCGCCCGCAGCCGGACACCGGGGACTACCCGCCCCCGCCACCGCCCGGCACCCGGGCCACCGGCCCGCAGGAGGCGCCACCCCCGCCGGCCGGCGCCCGGCGCCTCGGCGTGCCCGGCCGGTCCGGCGTGCCCGGTGCCGAGCGGCGCCCGCCCCGGGAGCCGCTGGCGCCGATGGAGCACCCGCCCGAGGCGTCCACCAAGTCGGTGCAGAACCTCCTGCTCGGCCTGGGCGCGCTGCTGATCGGCGTGGCCGCCGTGGTGTTCGCCGGGGTGGCCTTCTCCAACCCGGTCGCCCGGGCGACGATCCTGGCCCTGTTCACCGCGATCGCGCTGACCGTCGCACCCGGCGTGGCCCGCCGCACGCTCACCTCGACCGCCGAGACGATCGCCGCGATCGGCCTGATCCTGCTGCCGATGACGCTGTACACGCTGCACGGCAGCGCGCTGGCCGGCGGCCCGGACGTGGCCACCCCGCTCTACCTGGGCATCACCTTCGCGGTCACCGCGATCGCCAGTTTCGTGTACGCCGGCGCCACCCGCCTGGCCATCCCGCGGTACGCCACGGTGATCGCCACCCAGCCGGTCGCGCCCCTGCTGGCGTACCCGATGATCGAGAGCCCGGCCGGCTGGGGCATGGCGCTGACCGTGGTGGCCGTCCTCGACCTGCTGCTGCTCACCCGGGTGCTGCGCCGGGGCCGGCTGGTGCCGCGCTGGCCGCTGGGCCGGCCGACCACCGCCGACCGGGTCGCCGCCGCCGAAGCCGAGGCCGAGGCCCGCGCCGAGAGCACCGCCCGGCCGGAGTCGCTGCCGGAGGAGCCGGACCTCATCATCCCCGGCCTGCAGCCGAAACGCCGCCGCTGGATCCCGACCCGGATCTTCCCCGGTCCGCGACCGGAGGGCGCCGAGCCCGCCGGCTCCGTCCCGCTCGCCCCGCCCGCCGTCCCGCCGTCGGCGAACTGGCTGCGCGAGCTGACCTTCGCCCTGCTCTGCGCCGCCTCGGCGGGCGCCCTGCTCTACTCCTCGGTCGCGCTGCTGCAGGCCCAGGCGGTTCCGGACGCGCTGCGCTCCGGCCTGATCCTGATCGCCGCGGCGAGCACCGTGGTGGCCGCCGCCCAGCTGCTCGACCAGCCGCTGGCCCGCAACATCGCCGGCGGCGTGCTCACCCTCGCGGTGATCGGCGCCGCGGCCCGGGTCGCCGACGTGATCGACCCGCGCTGGACGCTGGTGATCGCGGCCGCCACGGTGGCGCTCACCGGCGCTGTCGTCGGCCTGCTGCCGGCGAACGTCCGCACCGGCCCGCAGTACGCGTCCACCGCCGCCCTGGGCCTGATCGGCTTCCTGGTGGCGATCGACACGATCCGCGCCGCGATCGCCCCGGTCGCCGCGGCCCGTCCGATCTGGCACGCCGACATCGCCGGCTACGCCCGGACGATGGCCGAGGCGGTCGGCCCGGCCGGCTGGCTGCTGGCGTTCAGCGCGCTGCTGGTGACGATCGCCGCGGCGCTCGCACTGCCGGCCGGCATCCGGCACGAGGGCGCCGTGCTCGGCATCGCGATGACCGCCCTGGCCCTGCCGGTCTCCCTCGGCCTGAACTGGTCCGAGGCGCCCTGGCCGCTGGTGCTGGCGGCGATCGGGCTGGGCGGGGCCGGCCTCTGGTCGAGCACCCATCGGATGGCGATCACCCACGTCGTGGCGGCCGGCGTGGTCGGCCTGTTCGGGGCCGGCGCCGCGCTCTCCGCCACCTGGCTGACCGCCGCGGTGCTGACCGCACTGGCCGGTGCCGGCGTGATGGTCACCATCGCGGCCCGGCAGATCCCGGTCCGGCTGTTCGCCTGGGTGGTCGGCGACTGGGCGGCCGGCGCTGCCGCGCTGGCCATCCCGGGCGCCGCGGTGACCGCCGCGCTGGCCATCTCGGACACCGGGCAGGGCCCGCCGCCCACCGCCGCGGCCACCGTCCCGGCGCTGGCCGCCGGCTTCCTCGCGGTGGCCGGCACGCTCAGCTACGCCGCGGTGTTCCAGGTGGCCCGCCGGGAGATCAGCTTCCCGCTGACCGCCGGCACCGGCGTGGGCGCGCTGGCGATGGCCGCTGCCGCGCTGTTCGCGCCCGGCCGCACGATCCCCGACGTGTGCGTCGGCGCGCTGCTGCTCGGCGCCGCGCTGCTGCTCTTCCTCGCCAAGACCATCGACAACCGCGGCCGTACCGATCGGGACCTGGACGGCCCGGACCTGGCCGCCGCGGCCGCCACCGTGGCGATCTGCGGCGCGCTGGCGCGGGTCGCCGCGCTCGCCTTCCCGACCGCTCCGCTGGCCGTGGCCGGCGTGGTGGTGCTGCTGGTCGGCATGGGCGTGACGGTGCTGATGGACGACTGGAAACGCGGCCCGGCCCGCGGCCTGGGGATCGCCGCGCTGGTGGTCGCCGGACTGGCCGGCTGGCAGGCGGTCGGCGGCAGCCTGCGGATCCTGTCCGCGCCCGGCCCGCTGTGGCAGTCCGACGTCGACCACTTCGTCGCCGCTCCGCCGGCGGGTGCCTGGCAGGCCCCGTTCGCCCTGGTCATGGTCGCCATCACGGCCGCCATCGGGCTGCCCAAGCCGTGGTCGCACTACGCCTCCGGGGTCTGTGCCGCGCTGGCCGCGATGGGTGCGCCCTGGGCACTCGGGCTGCCCTGGTGGTCCCCGCTGCTGATCGGCGCCGCCGTGGCCACCGCGTACGCGATGGCCGCCCTGGCCACCAACGACCCGCACGCGGCCCGGGCCCGCGCCACAGTGGCCGGCGTGGTCCTGCTGCACGCCGCCACGGTCGGTCTGGCCCGCCCCTGGTCGACCGGGATGGCCCTGCTCACCGTGGTGCTGCTCGGCTCCCTGGTCGCGGTGACCGCCCGGTTCCCCCAGGTCCGCGACGCGGAGCGCGGCCTGCTGCCCCCGCACCGGGCGCAGGTCGGCGGTGCCGCCACCGCTGCCGTGCTGCTCGCCATGCCCGGGATGCTCGCCGCGTTCGCCGCCGAGCAGGGCTCGGACGCCCAGGTGGTGCTGACCGCCGCCCTGGCCGGCTCCAGCATGGGCCTGGCGTTGCTTGCCATGTTCGGCAAGCACGTCCCGCAGTACCTGCCCTGGGCCACCATCGGGCTGGTGCTCGGCTCGACGGTGACCGCGCTGGTGTCGGTCGGGACGTCGTACCCGACAGCGCTCTACGCCGCGGCCGCCGCCCTGCTCGGGGTGCTCGCCGAGATGCTGCGCGGCGCCGTCCCGCTGCCGACCCGGCCCGCCGTGGTCGACGAGTTCCCGGCCGGCGACATCCGCTACCACCGGGCCCGCCGGGTCCGGGGCAGCGGCCTCTACCAGCGCTGGCTGCAGGACCCGGCCACCGGCGCGGTGATGCTCGCCCTGCTGCCCACCGTGCTGGCGCTCTTCTCGCTGGCCCCGGCCCTGCGCGCGGCGCTGGTCGACCCGATGAAACAGCTCAGCGCGGTCTGGCAGGGCCCGGTCCCGGCCCTGATCACCCCGGACGCCGGCAACGTCGACGCCACCAGCGCCCTCGCCGCGGTGCTGCTCACCGGGGCGGCCGCGCTGGCCGCCCTCGGATTCGGCGGACGTCCCGCCGAGACCGTCCCGGTGATCCTGCCCGGGGTGGCGATCACCCTGCTGATCACCCCGCTCGCGCTGCACGCCGGGTTCCCGGCGGCGACCGGCGCGGCGCTGGTGGTCTTCACCATCTCGATGCTCGGCCTGGCGCTCACCCTGCCGCCCGGCGCCACCCGGGCGCCGCTGCTGCGCGGTACCCGGACCGTGGTGTTCGTGATCGGCCTGCTGGCCGGTGGCGCCGGCCTGGCCGGCAGCCTGGCGCGGCAGGATCTCACGCTGTTCACCCTGGGCAGTGCGGTCGGCGTCGGCCTGGTCGCCGCGGTCGCCGGGCGCACCTCGGCCGCGCGCCTGCTGGGCTGGCTGTTCGCCGCGCTGATGGGCCAGATGTTCGTGCTGGCCGGGGCGATCGCGGCGGGCCTGGACCGGCACTGGGCGGCGTTCGGCGTGCTCGCCGTGGGCGCCGGCCTGCTCGCCCTGGAGTCGCTGCTCCCCCGGCTCGGCCTGGCGCAGTACCGCGCCGAGGCGGTCACCGTCGAGTGGAGCGGTTACGCCTCGGCGGCCATCGCCGGCGCGCTGGCCTTCGACTCACCGGCCCACCTGGCCGCGCTGCTGGCCGCCTGGGGCGCGGTGCTCGGCCTGACCGCGTCCCGCCCGGACCGCACGCCGAGCCAGCGCCGCCTGATGTTCTGGCTCGCCGTCGGCTTCGAGATCGTCGGCTGGTGGCTGTTCATCGCGCTGGCCGAGGTGGCGCTGCCGGAGGCCTACACGCTGCCGTTCGCGGCGCTGGCCCTCGCGGTCGGCATCGTCGAGGCGCACCACCGCCCCGAGCTGAGCAGTTGGGCGGCTTACGGCCCGGCCCTGCTGGCCGCTTTCGTCCCCACCATCGGCATCGTGCTGGCCGGCGGCCACCAGGACGCCCGAGCCCTGATGCTCCTGCTCGGCGGCGTGACCACCCTGATCATCGGTTCCCGCACCCGCCAGCAGGCCCCGGTGCTGATCGGCACCCTCGCCACCGTGGTCGCCGCCCTGAAGTTCGTCTTCAGCCTGGGCGGCCCGTGGGTCACCCTGGTCCCGGTCGGCGTGATCCTGATCTTCCTGGGCGCCACCAGCGAAAGCCGCCGCCGCACCCAGGAACTCCGCACCCGCGTCTCCCAGATGCGCTGA
- a CDS encoding acyl-CoA dehydrogenase family protein, with protein sequence MTDFDVYRLPEDHETIRAAVREVCDARVAPNAAEADETGEFPKASYDALRSSDFHAPHIPVEYGGAGADALATAIVIEEVARACASSSLIPAVNKLGSLPLILSASEELKQKYLSKVAAGEGMFSYCLSEPEAGSDAASMTTRAVRDGDFWVLNGVKRWITNAGVSEFYTVFAVTDPTARSRGISAFVVEKSDPGVSFGAPEKKLGIKGSPTREVYFDNVRIPADRMIGAEGTGFATAMKTLDHTRVTIAAQAIGIAQGALDFALAYAKDRKQFGKSIAEFQGLQFMLADMGMKLEAARQLTYAAAGKSERGDADLTYFGAAAKCFASDVAMEITTDAVQILGGYGYTRDYPVERMMRDAKITQIYEGTNQVQRIVMARQLLKD encoded by the coding sequence ATGACTGATTTCGATGTCTACCGGTTGCCGGAGGATCACGAGACCATCCGCGCCGCCGTGCGCGAGGTCTGTGACGCCCGGGTGGCTCCGAACGCCGCCGAGGCCGACGAGACCGGGGAGTTCCCCAAGGCGTCGTACGACGCCCTGCGCTCCTCCGACTTCCACGCCCCGCACATCCCGGTGGAGTACGGCGGCGCCGGCGCGGACGCCCTGGCGACCGCGATCGTGATCGAGGAGGTGGCCCGGGCCTGCGCGTCCTCGTCGCTGATCCCGGCGGTCAACAAGCTCGGTTCGCTGCCGCTGATCCTCTCGGCCTCCGAGGAGCTCAAGCAGAAGTACCTGTCGAAGGTCGCCGCGGGCGAGGGCATGTTCTCCTACTGCCTGTCCGAGCCGGAGGCCGGTTCCGACGCCGCGTCGATGACCACCCGCGCGGTGCGCGACGGTGACTTCTGGGTGCTCAACGGCGTGAAGCGGTGGATCACCAACGCCGGGGTGTCGGAGTTCTACACGGTCTTCGCGGTCACCGACCCGACCGCCCGCTCGCGTGGCATCTCCGCGTTCGTGGTGGAGAAGTCGGACCCGGGCGTCAGCTTCGGCGCGCCGGAGAAGAAGCTGGGCATCAAGGGGTCGCCGACCCGCGAGGTGTACTTCGACAACGTACGGATCCCGGCCGACCGGATGATCGGTGCCGAGGGCACCGGCTTCGCGACGGCGATGAAGACCCTGGACCACACCCGGGTCACCATCGCGGCGCAGGCGATCGGCATCGCGCAGGGCGCGCTGGACTTCGCTTTGGCGTACGCCAAGGACCGCAAGCAGTTCGGCAAGTCGATCGCGGAGTTCCAGGGGCTGCAGTTCATGCTCGCCGACATGGGCATGAAGCTGGAGGCCGCCCGGCAGCTGACGTACGCCGCGGCCGGCAAGAGCGAGCGCGGGGACGCGGACCTGACCTACTTCGGCGCGGCGGCGAAGTGCTTCGCGTCGGACGTGGCCATGGAGATCACCACGGACGCGGTCCAGATCCTCGGTGGGTACGGGTACACGCGCGACTACCCGGTCGAGCGGATGATGCGGGACGCCAAGATCACCCAGATCTACGAAGGCACCAACCAGGTGCAGCGCATCGTGATGGCGCGACAGCTTTTGAAGGACTGA